One window of bacterium genomic DNA carries:
- a CDS encoding HAD family phosphatase, which yields MIHAVLFDHDGVLMNSMPYHVEAWQQVMARHGVAIEAMEIYLKEGATTMEVAAELFHRHRKPATPELVQQIVEEKRDAFFALDNSTLNEGVTEVLDYLQQNRYRIGIVTGSLRAHVEELLGPEVMRYFDCVVGAEDIENGKPDPEPFIRAAQKLNLAPSECLVIENAPLGITAARAAGMSVVAITSTLAPYFLRNADAIVSDFTELRRRLPALISHLEGPALQPKPQAAQPEQRYYPLTDLDVED from the coding sequence GTGATACACGCCGTCTTGTTCGATCATGATGGTGTGCTGATGAACAGCATGCCCTATCACGTGGAGGCTTGGCAGCAGGTGATGGCGCGCCATGGCGTTGCGATCGAGGCCATGGAGATTTATTTGAAAGAGGGGGCGACCACAATGGAAGTGGCGGCCGAGCTGTTTCATCGCCATCGCAAGCCGGCCACGCCGGAATTAGTGCAGCAAATCGTCGAAGAAAAGCGGGACGCCTTTTTCGCCCTGGACAATTCCACCCTCAACGAGGGCGTGACGGAGGTGCTCGATTATCTGCAGCAAAACCGCTATCGCATCGGTATCGTAACCGGATCATTGCGCGCGCATGTGGAGGAGCTGCTGGGGCCGGAAGTGATGCGCTATTTCGATTGCGTGGTGGGCGCGGAGGATATTGAAAACGGCAAGCCGGATCCCGAACCGTTCATTCGCGCCGCTCAGAAGCTCAATCTCGCGCCCAGCGAATGCCTGGTGATCGAAAATGCGCCGTTGGGCATCACCGCCGCGCGCGCCGCGGGCATGAGCGTGGTTGCCATCACCAGCACGCTGGCGCCCTACTTTCTGCGCAACGCCGATGCCATCGTGTCGGATTTTACGGAATTGCGGCGCCGGCTGCCGGCGCTCATCAGCCATTTGGAAGGCCCGGCATTGCAGCCCAAGCCACAGGCGGCACAGCCGGAACAACGTTACTATCCGTTGACCGATTTGGATGTGGAAGATTGA
- a CDS encoding PorV/PorQ family protein, which yields MSGKNLLRGLLLLVCLPVFAPAQEAGKSGLAFLKIGVGGRAAALGEAYVALAQDATAIYWNPAGLAQAQGTQLAFSHLEWLESVNHDFYAVSFAGFGGVLGLGLTTQSIPDIEVRDRPTAEPIGTFDGRDLALALAYGRKHGASLAWGLAAKYLYEKIYLNSANGFALDLGAGWQAPGSPVRLAASVQNLGKMGAHAREDIALPALLRAGAAYQLASTGGDPAFALTLENALLFKGGNAVSAGLEYWPRHGIAGRAGYQLGRENRGLTAGFGANRGSFTLDYGYLPFRNDLGATHRFALLVKL from the coding sequence ATGTCAGGCAAAAATCTTCTCCGCGGCCTCCTGCTGCTCGTCTGCCTGCCGGTTTTCGCGCCGGCACAAGAGGCGGGCAAGTCCGGGCTGGCTTTTTTGAAAATCGGCGTGGGCGGCAGAGCCGCAGCGTTGGGCGAGGCTTACGTGGCGTTGGCGCAGGATGCAACTGCGATCTATTGGAATCCCGCCGGCTTGGCGCAAGCGCAGGGCACGCAGCTTGCCTTCAGCCACCTGGAGTGGTTGGAGAGCGTCAATCATGATTTCTATGCCGTCAGCTTTGCGGGATTCGGCGGTGTGCTCGGCCTGGGCTTGACGACGCAAAGCATTCCCGATATCGAAGTCCGCGACCGGCCGACCGCGGAGCCGATCGGCACTTTTGATGGCCGTGATTTGGCACTGGCACTGGCGTATGGCAGGAAGCATGGCGCTTCGCTGGCGTGGGGTCTCGCCGCCAAGTACCTCTACGAAAAAATCTACCTCAACTCTGCCAACGGCTTTGCCCTTGACCTCGGCGCGGGATGGCAGGCCCCGGGCTCGCCGGTGCGCCTCGCGGCCAGCGTGCAAAACCTGGGCAAGATGGGCGCGCACGCGCGCGAAGATATTGCGCTGCCGGCTTTGCTGCGTGCCGGTGCTGCCTATCAACTTGCTTCTACCGGCGGCGATCCGGCGTTTGCGCTCACCCTGGAAAACGCGCTGCTGTTCAAAGGCGGCAATGCGGTGAGTGCGGGCCTGGAATATTGGCCGAGGCACGGCATTGCCGGCCGTGCCGGCTATCAATTGGGCCGCGAGAACCGCGGGTTGACCGCCGGTTTTGGCGCGAACCGCGGCAGCTTCACGTTGGATTACGGCTACCTGCCTTTCCGTAACGACTTGGGTGCCACGCATCGCTTTGCCCTGCTGGTCAAGCTCTGA
- a CDS encoding S41 family peptidase, translating into MKPFGSHKVWMATFAVVTVSSLALFEPASLVPWERLQRNNNLYQEMMRFSEALNAVNRYYVEEVKTQTLVDGAISGMLGKLDPHSVFIPKDQLEEVTEKFEGHFFGIGIEFLIVKKWPTVIAPIGGSPSERLGLRAGDQIVQIEGKSTYNLDQEEIIRQLRGPRGSQVRITIQRPGFDSTFEVTITRDRISIYSVEPVFMVDDRTGYIGMKRFSKTTAEELENALTKLEAQGMRQVILDLRSNAGGYLDQAVEVADKFIERGRKIVYTRGRIPQADDDYFATDDDHHAQVPMIILIDHGSASASEIVAGAAQDWDRALIVGETSFGKGLVQTQIGLKDGSAIRVTTAKYYTPSGRLIQRPYENGNFSEYVNEAYDDVDPNATPDSTQNRPVYKTSAGRGVFGGGGITPDVRIKWLLPSRFTYDLIISNVFLEFASDYASKNRQLANDFESFKETWTPSERVLADLRRLSDAKGIKFDQASWTADQGMIKLMLKKEIALHLWDREHAAQVEIREDPQFQQVLRLFPQAEKLAAMGEGGQRVRKN; encoded by the coding sequence ATGAAGCCTTTCGGAAGTCACAAAGTTTGGATGGCAACCTTTGCCGTGGTGACCGTTTCCTCCCTCGCACTGTTCGAGCCTGCCAGCCTGGTGCCGTGGGAGCGGCTGCAGCGCAACAACAACCTCTATCAGGAGATGATGCGGTTCAGTGAAGCGCTCAACGCGGTGAACAGGTATTATGTCGAGGAAGTCAAAACCCAAACTTTGGTGGACGGCGCCATTTCCGGTATGCTCGGCAAACTCGACCCGCATTCGGTCTTCATTCCGAAAGACCAGCTCGAGGAAGTGACCGAGAAGTTCGAAGGCCATTTTTTTGGCATCGGCATCGAGTTTCTCATTGTCAAGAAGTGGCCGACCGTGATTGCCCCGATTGGCGGCTCGCCCTCCGAGCGCCTGGGGCTGCGCGCCGGTGACCAGATCGTGCAAATCGAAGGCAAATCGACCTACAACCTCGATCAGGAGGAAATCATCCGGCAGCTCCGCGGCCCGCGCGGCTCGCAAGTCCGCATCACTATTCAGCGCCCCGGTTTTGATTCGACCTTCGAGGTGACCATCACGCGTGACCGGATTTCCATCTACAGCGTCGAGCCGGTTTTCATGGTCGACGATCGCACCGGCTACATCGGCATGAAGCGCTTTTCCAAAACCACCGCGGAGGAACTGGAAAACGCGCTCACCAAGCTGGAAGCACAGGGCATGCGCCAGGTCATTCTTGATTTGCGCAGCAATGCCGGCGGCTACCTCGATCAAGCCGTGGAAGTGGCCGACAAATTCATCGAGCGCGGTCGCAAAATCGTCTACACCCGCGGCCGCATCCCCCAAGCCGACGATGATTACTTCGCCACCGACGACGATCACCATGCGCAAGTTCCCATGATCATCCTGATCGACCACGGCTCGGCCAGCGCTTCCGAGATTGTCGCGGGCGCGGCGCAGGATTGGGATCGCGCGCTGATCGTGGGCGAAACCAGCTTCGGCAAAGGTTTGGTGCAGACGCAAATCGGCTTGAAGGACGGCTCGGCGATTCGCGTCACCACCGCCAAGTACTACACCCCCAGTGGCCGGTTGATTCAGCGGCCTTACGAGAATGGCAACTTCAGTGAGTACGTCAACGAGGCCTACGATGATGTCGACCCCAATGCCACCCCGGATTCCACCCAAAACCGGCCGGTTTACAAGACCAGCGCCGGCCGCGGCGTCTTCGGCGGCGGCGGTATTACGCCCGACGTGCGCATCAAGTGGCTGTTGCCCTCGCGCTTCACTTATGATTTGATCATCTCCAACGTGTTTCTGGAATTCGCCAGCGACTACGCCAGCAAGAACCGCCAACTCGCGAATGATTTCGAGAGTTTCAAAGAGACGTGGACACCGAGCGAGCGCGTGCTCGCGGATTTGCGCCGGTTGAGCGACGCGAAAGGCATCAAATTCGATCAGGCAAGCTGGACTGCCGACCAGGGCATGATCAAGCTGATGTTGAAGAAGGAAATCGCCCTGCACTTGTGGGATCGCGAGCATGCCGCGCAGGTGGAGATTCGCGAAGACCCGCAGTTTCAGCAGGTGCTGCGCCTTTTCCCACAGGCAGAGAAACTCGCGGCCATGGGAGAAGGCGGTCAGCGCGTGCGCAAGAATTGA
- a CDS encoding MotA/TolQ/ExbB proton channel family protein → MEGYSVLQLYQDGGGFMHPILILFVIGLAISLERFWTLSRSNVDPRKFLPRIRAAMQSGGIAEALAVCNQTRGPVAAIFNAGLQRADRGLDQVEKAIINTGAVEMAFLEKNLVWLATVISLAPLLGFLGTVWGMILAFKAIEMANDISPSIVAGGIAVALITTLFGLIVAIIIQTCHNYFVSRIDKLVIDMEKSAFELVEALVEQQGSRR, encoded by the coding sequence GTGGAAGGTTACTCGGTCTTGCAGTTGTATCAGGACGGCGGTGGTTTCATGCATCCGATCTTGATTCTGTTTGTTATTGGATTGGCGATCAGCTTGGAGCGCTTTTGGACCTTGTCACGCTCGAACGTAGATCCCCGAAAATTCCTGCCGCGGATCCGGGCGGCAATGCAATCCGGCGGCATTGCGGAGGCGCTGGCCGTGTGCAATCAGACGCGCGGACCGGTGGCCGCCATCTTCAATGCCGGCCTGCAACGGGCCGATCGCGGGCTGGATCAGGTGGAAAAGGCAATCATCAACACCGGCGCGGTCGAAATGGCTTTTCTGGAAAAAAACCTGGTCTGGCTCGCCACCGTGATCTCCCTCGCGCCGCTGCTGGGCTTTCTCGGCACGGTGTGGGGTATGATTCTCGCCTTCAAAGCCATCGAAATGGCGAATGACATCAGCCCCTCGATCGTGGCCGGCGGCATTGCCGTGGCCCTGATCACCACACTCTTCGGCTTGATCGTCGCGATCATCATCCAAACCTGCCACAACTATTTCGTCAGCCGCATCGACAAACTCGTCATCGACATGGAAAAGAGTGCGTTTGAGCTGGTCGAAGCGCTGGTCGAGCAGCAGGGCAGCCGGCGATGA
- a CDS encoding biopolymer transporter ExbD, protein MIRRPERRMPEIPTASLADVAFLILIFFLATTNIDVEKGIRLTLPAKGAATVVARTDLVTLLINPQGEILLDEQEVAPAAIKDLLQPRLAANPKLIVSVKAHPQAEYRIYLTVIDQIKQAGGRRISIAEPD, encoded by the coding sequence ATGATTCGCAGGCCCGAACGCCGGATGCCCGAGATTCCCACGGCCTCGCTGGCAGACGTGGCTTTTCTTATCCTCATCTTCTTTCTCGCCACCACCAACATCGACGTTGAAAAGGGTATTCGACTGACGCTGCCAGCCAAGGGCGCGGCCACCGTCGTGGCGCGCACGGATCTCGTCACGCTTTTGATCAATCCCCAGGGTGAAATTCTGCTGGACGAGCAGGAGGTGGCGCCCGCGGCGATCAAAGATCTACTGCAGCCGCGGCTGGCGGCCAATCCCAAGTTGATTGTCTCAGTGAAAGCGCATCCGCAGGCGGAATATCGCATCTATCTCACGGTGATCGATCAAATCAAGCAAGCAGGGGGGAGGCGTATTTCAATTGCGGAGCCGGACTGA
- a CDS encoding biopolymer transporter ExbD, which yields MPLRFQRKARIAAGIPTASLPDIVFLLLIFFMVSTVFKQYAGLPVTLPQARMIEKLPGKRDVAYIWIDRSGRLLIDDKIVGLEEIKTILADRRSDPLHPLKAVALRIDETVKMEHVYAVQEQLRAAEALNVLYAARPSGQ from the coding sequence ATGCCGCTGCGATTCCAGCGCAAAGCGCGCATTGCCGCGGGCATTCCCACGGCCTCGTTGCCGGATATCGTGTTTCTGCTGCTGATCTTCTTCATGGTCTCGACGGTGTTCAAGCAGTATGCGGGATTACCGGTGACCCTGCCGCAAGCGCGCATGATCGAGAAACTGCCGGGCAAGCGCGATGTGGCCTATATCTGGATCGACCGGAGCGGCCGCCTCCTCATCGACGACAAGATCGTGGGTTTGGAGGAAATCAAAACAATTCTGGCCGACCGGCGCAGCGATCCGTTGCATCCGCTCAAGGCGGTGGCGCTGCGCATTGACGAAACCGTGAAGATGGAGCACGTTTACGCGGTGCAGGAGCAATTGCGCGCGGCCGAGGCTTTGAATGTGCTGTACGCCGCGCGACCCTCCGGCCAATGA
- a CDS encoding tetratricopeptide repeat protein, which translates to MKIHPRQPIVISFLLAGVLATAGHSQKQLPLTSKSEEAKNYYRETVKGIESFEPFRKVQALAQKSVQADSNFAMGQLLVAVFTPAKDRQPALDKALKLAAKASPGEQLFVEATTQALNNNNEKAIAILTKLRKDYPGERRICMVLGQLHQQLGQYAEAIRFYEAAIKIDGNSARVYSQLGDSHLLQEQYAKAREYYQLALSKVSAEASPFAPFSGLALTSIYENKPDQALEMMQEFHSRYRRNGSAENFPDVWIWNYMGRVNLEFGRLEEALKCYETGYRSVPGSALDSIEKKIWFGRVFHGKARTLAKMGRHGEAQQYADQIKMMIETGGERGEEFWKAYHYLAGYLKLESGDSEAAAEHLEKSDQDDPFQKLLLAKANLKLGNKSQALDICREIVKSTNNNLDRALSYPEAKKILAAAGTY; encoded by the coding sequence ATGAAGATTCATCCGCGTCAACCAATTGTCATTTCCTTTCTGCTGGCCGGTGTTCTGGCGACTGCCGGTCACAGCCAAAAGCAACTTCCGCTCACCTCCAAATCGGAGGAGGCCAAAAACTACTATCGGGAGACGGTGAAAGGCATTGAGTCTTTTGAGCCGTTCCGCAAAGTGCAAGCGCTTGCACAGAAGAGTGTGCAAGCGGATTCCAACTTTGCCATGGGGCAACTCCTGGTTGCGGTGTTTACTCCCGCGAAAGACCGCCAGCCCGCGCTGGACAAGGCGCTCAAGCTGGCGGCGAAGGCCTCGCCAGGCGAGCAGCTCTTTGTCGAAGCCACGACGCAGGCGCTCAACAACAACAACGAAAAGGCCATCGCCATTCTCACCAAACTGCGCAAGGATTACCCGGGCGAACGCCGCATCTGCATGGTGCTCGGGCAATTGCATCAGCAACTGGGGCAGTATGCCGAGGCCATCAGATTCTATGAAGCGGCCATCAAAATCGATGGCAACAGTGCGCGGGTTTATTCCCAACTCGGCGATAGCCATCTGCTGCAGGAGCAATATGCCAAGGCGCGGGAGTACTATCAGCTCGCGCTCAGCAAAGTATCAGCCGAGGCCTCGCCGTTTGCGCCTTTTTCCGGCCTGGCGTTGACCAGCATCTACGAAAACAAGCCGGATCAGGCATTGGAAATGATGCAGGAGTTCCACAGCCGCTACCGCCGCAACGGCTCGGCGGAGAATTTCCCCGATGTTTGGATTTGGAACTACATGGGCCGTGTCAATCTGGAGTTCGGCCGGCTGGAAGAAGCCCTGAAATGCTATGAGACCGGCTATCGTTCCGTGCCCGGCAGCGCGCTCGACAGCATCGAGAAGAAGATTTGGTTTGGCCGCGTGTTTCACGGCAAAGCGAGAACGTTGGCAAAGATGGGCCGCCACGGCGAAGCCCAGCAATACGCCGATCAAATCAAAATGATGATTGAGACCGGCGGCGAACGGGGAGAAGAGTTTTGGAAGGCCTATCACTACCTGGCGGGTTATCTCAAGCTGGAGAGCGGTGACAGCGAAGCCGCAGCCGAACACTTGGAGAAGTCGGATCAAGACGATCCCTTTCAGAAGCTGCTGCTGGCCAAGGCCAATCTCAAACTGGGCAACAAGAGCCAGGCGCTCGACATTTGCCGGGAAATCGTGAAGAGCACCAACAACAACCTCGATCGCGCGCTCTCCTATCCCGAGGCCAAGAAAATTCTCGCTGCGGCTGGGACATATTAG
- a CDS encoding YbjQ family protein: MTTTAFNLDGYRVARNLGVVRGITVRSRSIFGTIGASLQTLVGGNISLFTELCEKTRAEAFEMMLRHAAEIGANAVVGIRYDANEIMQGVTEVLCYGTAVVVRPE; encoded by the coding sequence ATGACAACCACTGCCTTCAACCTGGACGGCTATCGGGTGGCCAGGAATCTGGGCGTCGTGCGAGGCATCACGGTGCGCTCGCGTTCCATTTTCGGCACCATCGGCGCTTCGCTGCAAACCCTGGTGGGCGGCAACATTTCCCTGTTCACCGAGCTTTGCGAAAAAACGCGCGCCGAGGCCTTCGAGATGATGCTCCGCCACGCCGCGGAGATCGGCGCCAACGCCGTCGTTGGGATTCGCTATGACGCCAATGAAATCATGCAGGGCGTCACCGAAGTTCTCTGCTATGGAACCGCGGTTGTCGTTCGCCCGGAATAG
- a CDS encoding ArgE/DapE family deacylase: MIPSIDRNYLLRTLQDLIRIDSINPALVPGGAGEAESAQYVGQACRALGLQTEILAAQPLRPSVVARLAGTGAGKALMLNAHLDTVGVAGMAAPFSAELRDGRVYGRGAYDMKGSVAACLAAMQALVEAGAKLAGDLILTAVADEEYASQGTAEVLQHCRADGAIVTEPTELQLCLAHKGFVWLEVETFGRAAHGSRFQEGIDANMHMGRFLAELEKLEAELRRRPGHPLTGPPSLHAAQLQGGTGWSTYAANCRLQIERRTTPGESTAQVIAEIAAVSARVSQQHDEFRARLGTVLSRDPFEVSPQAELAVILAEVATRALGQPPEKIGVPFWMDSALLAAAGIETVVIGPMGAGAHAEVEWVDLQSLIDLAQILAHAALAYCR; the protein is encoded by the coding sequence ATGATTCCCTCCATTGACCGCAACTATCTGCTCCGGACTTTGCAGGATCTCATCCGCATCGACTCGATCAATCCGGCATTGGTGCCGGGCGGCGCCGGCGAAGCGGAGAGCGCGCAGTATGTCGGGCAGGCGTGCCGCGCTCTGGGTCTGCAGACTGAAATCTTGGCGGCACAGCCGCTCCGCCCGAGTGTGGTGGCCCGCCTCGCCGGCACCGGCGCCGGAAAAGCGCTGATGCTGAATGCCCATCTCGACACCGTCGGTGTGGCGGGCATGGCTGCGCCCTTCTCCGCGGAGCTTCGCGATGGTCGCGTGTATGGTCGCGGTGCCTATGACATGAAAGGCAGTGTGGCCGCATGCCTGGCTGCCATGCAAGCGCTGGTGGAGGCCGGCGCCAAGCTTGCCGGCGATTTGATTCTCACGGCTGTCGCCGACGAAGAGTATGCCAGCCAGGGCACCGCCGAAGTATTGCAGCATTGCCGTGCCGACGGCGCCATCGTGACCGAACCGACGGAGCTGCAGCTTTGCCTTGCCCACAAGGGTTTCGTTTGGCTGGAGGTGGAAACATTCGGACGCGCCGCGCACGGCAGCCGCTTTCAAGAGGGCATTGACGCGAACATGCACATGGGAAGATTTCTCGCCGAACTGGAAAAACTTGAGGCCGAGTTGCGCCGTCGGCCGGGTCATCCGCTCACGGGGCCGCCTTCGTTGCACGCCGCGCAGCTTCAAGGGGGCACCGGCTGGAGTACCTATGCCGCCAACTGCCGGCTGCAGATCGAGCGCCGCACCACACCGGGCGAATCCACGGCGCAAGTCATCGCGGAAATCGCGGCGGTCAGCGCTCGCGTATCGCAGCAGCATGACGAGTTTCGCGCGCGTCTGGGGACTGTTCTCTCCCGCGATCCTTTTGAAGTGTCGCCGCAGGCGGAACTGGCGGTGATTCTCGCGGAGGTTGCCACACGCGCGTTGGGCCAGCCGCCCGAAAAGATCGGCGTGCCCTTTTGGATGGACTCGGCGCTGCTGGCAGCCGCCGGCATTGAGACGGTGGTGATCGGCCCGATGGGCGCGGGTGCCCATGCCGAAGTGGAATGGGTGGACCTGCAGTCGCTGATTGACCTGGCGCAAATCCTGGCGCACGCCGCGCTCGCCTATTGCCGTTGA
- a CDS encoding heme-binding domain-containing protein: MSKTLRIIGLLLLAFLLGAQFVRPAKTSPAVEEHRTLAAMMAVPAEVHNLLERACGDCHSHQTTWPWYSNVAPVSWLVVDHVNEGRRKLNLSDWAKYSPQQARHKLEEICDVVTSGEMPLQSYLLLHPDAKLTPDEVTALCAWTKSAHQSLVEESSAEP, encoded by the coding sequence ATGTCAAAGACTCTCAGAATCATCGGGCTGCTGCTGCTGGCGTTTCTTCTGGGAGCGCAATTCGTGCGGCCGGCCAAAACCTCTCCGGCAGTGGAAGAGCATCGCACGCTGGCGGCGATGATGGCAGTGCCGGCCGAAGTGCACAACCTCCTCGAGCGCGCCTGCGGTGATTGCCATTCTCACCAAACCACCTGGCCGTGGTACAGCAATGTTGCGCCGGTTTCCTGGTTGGTGGTGGATCATGTCAATGAAGGCCGGCGCAAACTGAATCTCTCGGATTGGGCGAAATACTCGCCGCAGCAGGCGCGTCACAAACTCGAAGAAATCTGCGACGTCGTTACCAGCGGAGAAATGCCGCTGCAATCCTATCTGCTGCTGCATCCTGATGCGAAGCTGACTCCGGATGAAGTTACAGCGCTGTGCGCCTGGACCAAAAGTGCACATCAAAGTCTGGTGGAAGAATCATCTGCCGAGCCGTAA